The Elusimicrobiota bacterium genome includes a window with the following:
- a CDS encoding Do family serine endopeptidase: MEEKKGLFNTKTVIAIGCIVLATGLVWSVSSKKVYLHNAILASNSSLPSPSAEVLNLQDSFAAVAEHVKPAVVNISTLQIVEREFPSEFYFGDPFEDFFNDFFGAPYPQQRRQQYPNRQQQQRPSAKKYKRPSGTGSGVIIDKEGYILTNEHVVRDANEIKVTLAGDDSKSYTGKVVGKDARTDLAIIKITRPGGFPSVTLGDSDKVRVGDWAVAIGSPFGLEQTVTAGIISAVRQSLEIENKEYKDLFQTDAAINPGNSGGPLVNIRGDVIGINTAIYAPTGVFSGIGFAIPINRAKEVLDDLIHKGKVVRGYMGIGIQEVSPAIRKQFGIPADAGVLINNVMPNTPAEKAGIQRGDVILKYNGKTVKTARELQQEVATTNPKQKVPVELLRDGKKVNTTIELMEMPSEEELAGQQSDENTGDTGKITGEKFVWKGLTVINTSKKIAEQYGLPADMPGVIVIDVEQGSAVDDVGLDEGDLILSVNRMKARNINEFESAVKKVNLTDGVVFDINRQGQLLYISYSGE; the protein is encoded by the coding sequence ATGGAAGAAAAAAAAGGGTTGTTTAATACAAAAACTGTTATTGCTATAGGGTGTATTGTCTTAGCTACGGGGCTTGTGTGGAGCGTAAGTTCAAAAAAAGTGTATTTACACAACGCTATTCTCGCATCTAATTCATCTCTGCCTTCACCTTCGGCCGAGGTGTTGAACCTCCAGGATTCATTCGCTGCAGTAGCGGAACACGTAAAACCCGCGGTGGTAAATATTTCCACACTGCAGATAGTGGAACGCGAATTTCCGTCAGAATTCTATTTTGGGGATCCATTTGAAGATTTCTTTAATGACTTTTTTGGGGCACCGTACCCTCAGCAACGCAGGCAGCAGTATCCTAACCGCCAGCAGCAACAACGGCCGAGTGCAAAAAAGTATAAACGCCCCTCAGGTACCGGCAGCGGGGTTATCATTGATAAGGAAGGGTATATCCTCACGAATGAGCATGTTGTGCGGGATGCAAATGAAATTAAAGTTACCCTCGCGGGTGATGATTCAAAATCCTATACCGGCAAAGTTGTGGGTAAAGATGCCCGGACCGATCTTGCAATAATTAAAATTACGCGTCCCGGAGGGTTCCCATCAGTAACACTCGGTGATTCTGATAAAGTGCGGGTGGGTGACTGGGCAGTTGCTATCGGCAGCCCGTTTGGGTTGGAACAAACCGTTACTGCCGGTATAATCTCAGCTGTCCGGCAGTCGTTGGAGATTGAGAACAAGGAGTATAAAGACTTGTTCCAGACAGATGCTGCAATTAATCCTGGTAATTCCGGCGGCCCGCTGGTGAATATCCGTGGAGATGTTATTGGTATCAACACCGCGATTTATGCTCCGACCGGCGTATTTTCAGGGATAGGTTTTGCGATACCTATTAACCGTGCGAAAGAAGTTTTGGATGACCTTATACATAAAGGCAAAGTTGTGCGCGGGTATATGGGTATCGGGATACAGGAAGTAAGCCCGGCTATACGTAAACAATTTGGCATCCCCGCGGATGCCGGTGTTTTGATAAATAATGTTATGCCGAATACACCGGCGGAGAAAGCCGGGATCCAGCGGGGCGATGTCATACTTAAGTATAACGGTAAAACTGTAAAGACCGCGCGTGAACTCCAGCAAGAGGTAGCCACTACAAATCCTAAGCAAAAAGTGCCGGTTGAACTTTTGCGTGATGGAAAAAAGGTTAATACCACAATCGAACTTATGGAAATGCCGAGTGAAGAAGAACTTGCCGGGCAGCAGAGCGATGAAAATACCGGGGATACCGGTAAGATTACCGGAGAAAAGTTTGTGTGGAAAGGTTTGACTGTTATTAATACCAGTAAAAAAATAGCGGAACAATATGGTTTACCGGCAGATATGCCCGGAGTGATAGTTATAGACGTTGAGCAGGGAAGCGCAGTGGATGATGTTGGCCTTGATGAAGGCGATCTTATTCTTTCAGTGAACCGTATGAAGGCCAGGAATATTAATGAATTTGAATCTGCTGTAAAAAAAGTTAATTTAACCGACGGTGTGGTGTTTGACATTAACCGACAGGGACAGTTATTATATATAAGTTATTCAGGTGAATAA
- a CDS encoding response regulator, protein MPKVLLADDDAEILELLTYSFQMENYEVVTAIDGEEAVKKATAELPDLIVLDVMMPRKTGFEALEQIRSYPATMLTPVIMLTSMSQLKDRLTGIKLGADEYLPKPIEPYELIARAERLLERTKAALAMSPLTGLPSNANAEAEIKKRLDEAHEFALVYLDLKRFGSYNKVYGYEMGDNIIRLLGIITRSAVKEIGSPTDMVAHLGSDDFMIITTTPNLQPLCETIAQNFQSLSGTSYSKEDQQRGYFILRTDAGTQEQMPLITLAIGATLIPAGTKHFVEAIDKVKKCWQEAKQTVQDHVVVK, encoded by the coding sequence ATGCCAAAAGTATTGTTAGCTGATGACGACGCAGAAATCCTGGAATTACTGACGTACTCGTTTCAGATGGAAAACTATGAGGTGGTAACTGCGATTGACGGTGAGGAAGCAGTAAAAAAAGCTACCGCAGAACTGCCGGATCTTATTGTATTAGACGTAATGATGCCGCGGAAGACCGGGTTTGAAGCACTGGAACAGATACGCAGTTACCCTGCGACAATGCTGACTCCCGTGATTATGCTTACGTCAATGTCACAATTGAAAGACCGCCTTACCGGCATAAAACTCGGTGCGGATGAGTATCTTCCAAAACCTATAGAACCTTATGAACTTATTGCCCGTGCGGAACGTTTGCTTGAACGCACAAAAGCCGCGTTAGCAATGAGCCCGTTAACAGGTTTACCGAGTAATGCTAATGCAGAGGCTGAGATAAAGAAACGGTTGGATGAAGCACACGAATTTGCGTTGGTGTACCTTGACCTTAAACGTTTTGGCAGTTATAACAAAGTTTATGGTTATGAGATGGGAGACAATATTATCCGCCTTCTTGGGATAATAACGCGTTCCGCGGTGAAAGAAATTGGTTCTCCGACGGATATGGTTGCGCATCTCGGTAGCGATGATTTTATGATTATCACGACCACGCCTAACCTGCAGCCGTTATGTGAAACAATAGCGCAAAATTTTCAAAGCCTGTCCGGAACTTCGTACTCGAAGGAAGACCAGCAGAGAGGATATTTTATCCTAAGAACCGATGCGGGAACTCAGGAACAGATGCCGTTGATAACGCTTGCCATAGGTGCAACGTTAATCCCAGCGGGGACAAAACATTTTGTTGAAGCTATTGATAAAGTAAAAAAGTGCTGGCAGGAAGCTAAACAAACCGTTCAGGATCATGTGGTTGTCAAGTAA
- a CDS encoding FecR domain-containing protein, translating to MMLQHKIINSAVILIILSLFCIPAVISAPGEDTIFQDIVIKPGETLWSVANYYLKDPTKWNEILRYNKNFPANDPNTVLPGMRIRVPILLIKENLRAAFLVNLINNVQYRKKNAVTWNKAPLNAALYNEDGVKTGMGSYGQIKFYSGEILKINENSMVILRPEIKREEIELVLGEIRTGRSKVMTKSTVILPKITAKGGVIPDIRTKVKADNTTLVAVYKGEAEVTAQGKTITLPEGFGTEVKYMQAPSMPVALPPLMTMTTGQIKYDARFPDEFTSVPQQLAPKMKMDAGQIVLEMPKENEFVYNPSGTPQQQPDLTNGKNVSTQQSIKSNVIIQPDKSAVQQQQEKQPQQPTVPQPVQAGQKTNLLSRNISLKEYRLQIATDEKFLNTIVDEVGELGKNVDLKRALPDGKYYWRAAVVDAVGFESDFGMPQAYIIDTKPPMLEIDAPADNAVIKDEFLYIKGRMEKGAELRLNGNLVNHDYEGRFETARLLPDGKHVLSFITRDGAGNETKIIRNITKSYSAASGQKIEALKPGIEFSTATVQASDTTKTGEDKKFTKSKDTKPKGFSWTTFFTSLGAIAVIGYVLMLMFT from the coding sequence ATGATGTTACAGCATAAAATTATTAATTCTGCTGTAATCCTCATAATATTATCACTATTTTGTATTCCCGCAGTCATTTCCGCACCGGGGGAAGACACTATTTTTCAGGATATCGTAATCAAGCCCGGTGAAACGTTATGGAGTGTAGCAAACTATTACCTCAAAGACCCTACTAAATGGAACGAAATCCTTAGGTACAACAAAAACTTCCCGGCTAACGACCCTAACACTGTCCTACCCGGCATGAGAATCCGCGTACCTATATTGTTAATAAAAGAAAACTTGCGTGCAGCTTTTCTTGTTAATTTAATAAATAATGTGCAATACCGCAAAAAAAACGCGGTAACCTGGAACAAAGCGCCGTTGAACGCCGCATTGTATAACGAAGACGGTGTGAAGACCGGTATGGGTTCGTATGGACAGATAAAGTTTTATAGCGGTGAAATATTAAAAATAAACGAAAACTCAATGGTAATTCTCCGCCCGGAAATTAAACGTGAAGAAATTGAACTTGTCCTCGGTGAAATACGGACGGGACGTTCTAAGGTAATGACAAAATCAACTGTTATATTACCAAAGATCACGGCAAAAGGAGGCGTAATCCCGGATATCCGCACAAAAGTGAAAGCAGATAATACAACTCTAGTGGCAGTTTATAAAGGCGAAGCTGAAGTTACGGCACAAGGCAAGACCATAACTTTGCCGGAAGGGTTTGGTACTGAAGTTAAATATATGCAGGCACCGTCTATGCCGGTAGCGCTGCCTCCTTTAATGACAATGACTACCGGGCAGATAAAGTATGACGCACGTTTCCCTGATGAATTTACATCCGTACCGCAGCAGCTTGCCCCAAAAATGAAAATGGATGCCGGACAAATTGTATTGGAGATGCCGAAAGAAAACGAGTTTGTTTACAATCCATCAGGAACACCGCAGCAGCAGCCTGATTTAACTAATGGCAAAAATGTAAGCACTCAACAAAGCATAAAGAGTAATGTTATTATACAACCAGATAAATCAGCGGTTCAACAGCAACAGGAAAAACAACCACAGCAACCCACGGTACCTCAGCCTGTACAGGCCGGGCAAAAAACTAATCTTCTTTCGCGGAATATCAGTTTAAAAGAATACCGGCTGCAAATCGCTACCGATGAAAAGTTTTTGAATACCATAGTTGATGAGGTAGGAGAACTAGGCAAAAATGTTGACCTCAAACGCGCTTTACCCGACGGTAAGTATTACTGGCGTGCAGCTGTGGTTGACGCTGTAGGATTCGAAAGTGACTTTGGTATGCCTCAGGCGTACATAATTGACACTAAACCTCCGATGCTGGAGATTGATGCGCCGGCAGATAATGCTGTGATTAAAGACGAATTTTTGTATATAAAAGGACGGATGGAGAAAGGCGCAGAATTAAGATTAAACGGTAACTTAGTAAATCACGATTATGAAGGACGGTTTGAAACCGCCAGGTTATTACCTGACGGTAAGCACGTATTAAGCTTTATCACCCGGGATGGAGCAGGTAATGAAACTAAGATCATACGTAATATAACAAAATCCTACAGCGCGGCTTCAGGCCAAAAAATTGAAGCCCTTAAACCCGGGATTGAATTCAGCACGGCAACAGTTCAGGCATCAGACACAACAAAAACAGGTGAGGATAAAAAATTCACAAAAAGTAAGGATACTAAGCCTAAAGGTTTTTCCTGGACAACTTTCTTCACTAGTTTAGGCGCTATAGCTGTTATCGGTTACGTATTAATGCTGATGTTTACTTGA
- a CDS encoding ATP-binding protein — protein sequence MKLFGKDIRLKLFPKIAVIMILVTIIPLVFTGMQLININRTSVQTVTLELYIQVASTVADNIRQDIDNLFTKLNFILLTQQQPGITWDERQSRLVAFVDSNPDIVNTALVDEQGDEIIKAYNPDIIKKPKLENYLNDPAFIRAKRTKKAQVGTVHFKSTIPVIDVVIPFTGQHYIYVTSSLENLWNKVLTIRDRVNLGQTGYVFVTDDQGCALIHPDEKIMYSRQSLRGMNIIQKLVTDMSATQNVSTGTVSASRIAVVTRSGEFKDLKGTDVVGAYAMTETHGLRWAVMVQQSRNEAFAAVIQMRNRAYLWFILALLSASIVAFLTARGLSSPVFELIKGARKVAAGDFTHQVQIGTKDELADLANTFNLMVNRLKEYADMQLDKLLAEKAKTEAIVFSIAEGIVLTDHSGKIILVNKRAKDIFGIEDTGWEGKKFINYLNNELRLQVEPLLEGKHESYITEIKLPKETRTLYYQLQGQDIRTLTGSDLGLLQVFHDITLEKEIEQMKDDFVHSITHDLRNPMTSIRGFLKFLLDGVGGPVTEQQLKMLQTMDRASSRLLTMINDILDVAKMESGKMKIELSTHNIREISERVIEIQRPLADRRGIKLILTVPETMNAFMCDGDLIERVFINLVGNAVKFTPQDGEIELGIVDEPEQILCWIRDTGEGIPEDALDKIFEKFQQVPGKQARGGTGIGLTVCRYAVEGHRGKIWVESKVGEGSTFKFTIPKNIGLNDKSEVVILNANKDKE from the coding sequence ATGAAACTTTTCGGGAAAGATATAAGACTAAAACTTTTCCCTAAAATTGCAGTAATAATGATACTTGTCACAATCATACCGTTAGTTTTCACCGGTATGCAGCTGATAAACATCAACCGTACGAGTGTTCAGACAGTAACGCTTGAGTTATACATCCAGGTTGCAAGTACTGTTGCGGATAATATCCGTCAGGATATAGACAACCTGTTCACAAAACTGAATTTCATTCTTCTAACCCAGCAGCAACCCGGGATCACATGGGATGAACGCCAATCACGGCTTGTAGCGTTTGTTGACTCCAACCCCGATATTGTCAATACCGCGCTTGTTGATGAACAAGGTGACGAGATCATAAAAGCATATAACCCAGATATCATAAAAAAACCAAAACTTGAGAATTATTTGAATGACCCGGCATTTATCCGCGCAAAACGCACAAAGAAAGCGCAGGTGGGAACCGTGCATTTTAAAAGCACGATCCCGGTAATCGACGTAGTTATCCCGTTTACAGGACAGCATTATATATATGTCACAAGCTCGCTTGAGAACTTATGGAACAAAGTATTAACTATACGTGACAGGGTAAACCTAGGGCAGACAGGGTATGTATTTGTTACTGACGACCAAGGCTGTGCGCTGATACACCCGGACGAAAAAATAATGTATTCCCGTCAATCGTTACGTGGTATGAATATCATACAAAAACTTGTGACGGATATGTCCGCCACTCAAAACGTAAGTACCGGAACTGTTTCAGCATCACGGATCGCAGTCGTTACCCGCAGTGGCGAGTTTAAAGACCTCAAAGGCACCGACGTTGTTGGTGCATACGCAATGACAGAAACCCATGGCCTTCGCTGGGCAGTTATGGTGCAGCAATCCAGGAATGAAGCTTTTGCTGCGGTGATCCAGATGCGTAATCGCGCGTATTTATGGTTTATCCTGGCGCTATTATCCGCCTCAATCGTTGCGTTCCTCACCGCCCGCGGGTTAAGCAGTCCCGTATTTGAACTTATCAAGGGCGCACGTAAAGTTGCGGCCGGTGATTTTACTCATCAAGTACAAATCGGGACAAAAGACGAACTAGCCGACCTAGCGAATACGTTTAATCTGATGGTTAACCGGTTAAAAGAATATGCGGATATGCAATTAGATAAACTGCTTGCTGAGAAAGCTAAGACAGAAGCCATTGTGTTTTCCATTGCGGAAGGAATTGTTCTAACAGACCATAGCGGCAAAATTATTCTGGTAAATAAACGGGCAAAAGATATTTTTGGTATCGAAGACACAGGGTGGGAAGGCAAAAAGTTTATTAACTACCTTAACAACGAGCTTAGACTACAGGTAGAACCGTTATTGGAAGGAAAACATGAGTCGTACATCACAGAAATCAAGCTGCCAAAAGAAACCAGGACACTGTATTATCAACTTCAGGGACAAGACATCCGCACACTGACCGGTTCCGACCTTGGATTGTTACAGGTATTCCATGATATTACCCTGGAAAAAGAAATTGAACAAATGAAAGACGATTTTGTGCATTCCATAACGCATGACCTCCGTAATCCTATGACATCAATCCGCGGGTTCCTAAAGTTTTTATTGGACGGCGTAGGCGGCCCGGTGACAGAACAACAGTTGAAGATGTTACAGACAATGGACCGCGCATCGTCACGGTTACTGACTATGATAAACGACATACTTGACGTTGCAAAGATGGAATCCGGGAAAATGAAGATTGAACTGTCTACACATAACATCCGTGAGATAAGCGAACGCGTGATTGAAATCCAGCGCCCGTTAGCCGACCGCAGAGGAATTAAGTTGATACTGACGGTCCCGGAAACAATGAACGCTTTTATGTGCGACGGCGACTTAATCGAACGCGTATTTATAAATCTTGTCGGTAACGCTGTTAAATTCACCCCGCAGGATGGCGAGATTGAATTAGGCATAGTAGACGAACCTGAGCAAATCCTATGCTGGATCCGTGACACCGGTGAAGGTATACCCGAAGATGCATTAGATAAAATATTTGAAAAGTTTCAGCAAGTACCGGGTAAACAAGCTCGGGGCGGTACGGGTATCGGGCTTACCGTCTGCCGTTATGCAGTGGAGGGACACCGCGGGAAAATATGGGTTGAGTCCAAGGTAGGAGAAGGATCAACATTCAAATTTACTATCCCTAAAAATATAGGATTGAATGATAAAAGCGAGGTCGTTATTCTGAATGCAAACAAGGATAAAGAATGA
- a CDS encoding response regulator, protein MKTILIADDDRLIVETLNAILTEAGYNIITAYDGEEALSKIIKHTPGLVILDINMPKMNGYDVITEIKNRVVPMPKTIILTVRDTMPEQALGTIIGADLYLTKPFKNAELRDKVQQLLPND, encoded by the coding sequence ATGAAAACTATACTAATCGCTGATGATGACCGTTTGATTGTTGAAACATTAAACGCAATATTGACAGAAGCAGGGTACAATATTATTACTGCGTATGACGGTGAAGAAGCGTTATCTAAGATTATTAAACACACACCAGGCCTTGTTATACTGGACATAAACATGCCGAAGATGAACGGTTACGATGTTATCACAGAAATAAAGAATCGCGTGGTGCCTATGCCCAAAACTATTATTTTGACGGTACGGGATACTATGCCGGAACAGGCGCTTGGAACAATTATTGGTGCTGATCTTTACCTCACTAAACCATTTAAAAACGCGGAACTCCGCGATAAAGTGCAGCAGTTATTGCCAAATGACTAA
- a CDS encoding TlpA disulfide reductase family protein, with amino-acid sequence MKKLLVTFLAVTVALVLYSCDKKVNAPAAPEQPKVEQPSTPSVSTVVEKKLGTELGKAPEYEVTLLDGSKLSSKSLAGKIVVIDFWATWCGPCRMEIPWFINLYKKYKDQNVVILGISLDRAGKTVVEKFCKDTSVNYPIAIDENQVVTNAFGKIFGQISGIPTTFVIDQAGMVRSKHVGVTQEAQFDSEISALLK; translated from the coding sequence ATGAAAAAGTTGTTAGTAACATTCCTGGCGGTAACGGTTGCTTTAGTATTGTATTCATGCGATAAGAAAGTAAACGCACCCGCAGCGCCGGAACAGCCGAAGGTAGAACAACCCTCAACACCGTCAGTAAGTACGGTGGTTGAAAAAAAACTGGGTACAGAGTTAGGCAAAGCGCCGGAATATGAAGTAACGCTTCTTGATGGCAGTAAACTTTCATCCAAGAGTTTGGCAGGTAAAATTGTAGTTATCGACTTCTGGGCAACCTGGTGCGGCCCGTGCCGTATGGAAATCCCGTGGTTTATTAACTTATATAAAAAGTACAAAGATCAAAATGTTGTTATCCTGGGAATTTCGCTTGACCGCGCAGGGAAGACGGTAGTAGAAAAGTTTTGTAAAGATACCAGCGTTAATTATCCTATAGCAATTGATGAGAACCAGGTCGTTACCAACGCATTCGGCAAAATATTCGGTCAAATAAGCGGGATACCAACAACGTTTGTTATCGACCAGGCGGGTATGGTAAGAAGTAAACACGTAGGGGTAACACAGGAAGCTCAGTTTGATTCCGAAATCAGCGCGTTGTTAAAATAA
- a CDS encoding MltA domain-containing protein yields the protein MNRNIWLIIVLSLTLFSCGAKVEWLKMEEERINPTSLVTPEDAPLFADDMDLVSLKEAAEHNTSLLRSGRIAGGVKFGDDNYQSTDIAESVNLLIQIFEKTQDSGERDKLIKQKFNIYRSAGRDGKGGMLFTGYYTPTYRGSFVKTDVYKYPLYSKPSDVATRNPYYTRGEIDGQGVLNGKGLEVAWMENDLDRFFLQVQGSGVLAQENGKGIMVTYGGTNGHEYVSIGKVLINEKKIPEAEVSMQSIREYLTKHPEDIRHVFDQNQRYIFFEANEIPTAADVQNALTPGRSVAADLQFFPKGLLAFLKTERPEVNDKNELTQWKPFSRFVFVQDTGSAIKSPGRIDIYWGASRYAEVAAGNLKHPGELYFLVKKP from the coding sequence TTGAACCGCAATATTTGGTTGATTATAGTATTAAGTTTAACACTGTTTTCCTGTGGGGCAAAAGTTGAATGGTTGAAGATGGAAGAAGAACGCATTAATCCCACAAGCCTGGTTACTCCGGAGGACGCGCCGTTATTTGCTGATGATATGGATCTCGTGTCGTTAAAGGAAGCTGCTGAACATAATACCTCATTACTTCGCAGCGGGCGTATCGCCGGTGGAGTTAAATTCGGGGATGATAATTACCAGTCTACAGATATCGCAGAATCTGTCAATCTTTTAATACAAATATTTGAGAAAACACAGGATTCCGGGGAACGCGATAAGTTGATCAAACAGAAGTTTAATATTTACCGTTCAGCCGGGCGTGATGGTAAAGGCGGGATGTTGTTTACGGGATACTACACCCCGACCTACCGCGGTAGTTTTGTTAAAACTGATGTTTATAAATATCCTTTATACAGCAAACCATCGGATGTTGCAACACGTAATCCGTATTATACCCGCGGCGAAATTGACGGCCAGGGTGTTCTCAACGGTAAAGGCTTGGAAGTTGCGTGGATGGAGAACGATCTGGACCGTTTTTTCCTGCAGGTACAAGGTTCCGGCGTGCTTGCGCAGGAAAATGGTAAAGGTATCATGGTGACTTACGGAGGGACAAACGGGCATGAGTACGTAAGTATAGGTAAGGTATTGATAAACGAGAAAAAAATTCCGGAAGCTGAAGTTTCAATGCAAAGCATCCGTGAATATCTAACAAAACATCCTGAGGATATCCGTCATGTATTTGATCAGAATCAAAGATACATATTTTTTGAAGCAAATGAAATCCCTACTGCCGCAGATGTGCAGAACGCGCTAACACCGGGACGGTCAGTAGCGGCTGACCTTCAGTTCTTCCCCAAGGGTTTACTCGCATTTTTGAAGACCGAACGCCCGGAAGTTAATGACAAAAACGAACTTACGCAGTGGAAACCGTTCTCGCGGTTTGTTTTTGTGCAGGATACAGGTTCGGCAATTAAAAGTCCCGGGCGGATAGATATCTACTGGGGTGCGTCAAGGTACGCGGAAGTTGCTGCGGGTAATCTCAAACACCCGGGTGAACTATATTTCCTGGTTAAGAAACCCTGA
- a CDS encoding aspartate dehydrogenase domain-containing protein, producing MDKINKTITKLSIIGCGNIGRQVVKSIITGKVPGIKLAAVYDINPEQAAGLAVPGIKICKSIDSAVHICDLVLECASPAAVPVVAQAALKYRTPTICISINGLLLNKRIIEKYKAQGVKLHLPSGAIAGVDAVKAAAVCGIKNLMLTTTKSPASLASAPYVLKHKIDLSKLTSPKCIFSGTVYEAAKSFPVNINVAAVLAAATEFRYLPRVKIVADPDTKINSHEICISGEFGDITTHTHNIPSPDNPKTSYLAVLSVIALLKQLTSDVRVGT from the coding sequence ATGGACAAAATAAACAAAACTATTACTAAACTATCAATCATCGGTTGCGGTAATATCGGACGTCAGGTGGTTAAGAGTATAATCACCGGCAAAGTGCCGGGGATCAAACTCGCGGCAGTGTACGACATAAATCCGGAACAGGCAGCAGGCCTGGCTGTACCAGGAATTAAAATATGTAAAAGCATAGATTCAGCGGTACACATTTGTGATCTCGTACTTGAATGCGCATCACCCGCAGCAGTGCCGGTAGTCGCGCAGGCAGCGTTAAAATACAGGACGCCTACTATATGCATCAGCATCAACGGTTTATTATTAAACAAACGAATTATTGAGAAATACAAAGCACAGGGTGTTAAACTTCACTTACCTTCCGGAGCAATTGCCGGGGTTGACGCTGTGAAAGCCGCGGCGGTATGCGGAATCAAGAACCTTATGCTTACCACCACAAAAAGCCCTGCAAGTTTAGCTTCCGCACCGTATGTTTTGAAACATAAAATTGATTTATCTAAACTCACTAGCCCGAAATGCATATTCAGCGGTACTGTTTATGAAGCAGCAAAAAGTTTCCCGGTCAACATAAACGTCGCAGCAGTACTTGCTGCAGCGACAGAGTTCCGGTACTTGCCAAGAGTAAAAATAGTAGCTGATCCGGATACCAAGATTAACTCCCATGAAATATGTATTAGCGGCGAATTCGGAGATATAACAACTCATACTCACAATATACCTTCACCGGATAATCCTAAGACCAGCTACCTCGCAGTACTATCAGTAATTGCGTTGTTAAAACAATTAACCAGTGATGTACGGGTCGGAACGTAA